One Natrinema longum genomic window, GACCTCCTCGATACCGGCGAGGACGACGAAGAGTCCGCCGAGTAATCGAGTCGACGACGTCCGTTCCGTTTTCGGCTGCCGGTGTGTGGACGGTCGATCACCGACGACCAGCGGTGTGACCGTCCGGGCCGGGTCTCGAGACGGTCCGACGGAGTCAGCCGTGATTGCCGCTTACGTCGGGAAACACTCTTTTCATTGGCGAGGGAAGAGTCCGGTATGATTTCGCTTGACGAGGCGGTGACAGCGCGACTCGAATCACACGGGGCGCGTTTCGAAGTGCTCGTAGACCCGGACGCGGCGCTGGAGATCAAACGCGACGAGTTCGAGGGCGACCTCGAGGACGTAATCGCCGCCGAGGACGTCTTCGAAGACGCCTCTCGGGGGGATCGACCTGCGGAGGCCGACCTCGAGAAGGTCTTCGATACCACGGAGCCACTCGAGATCATTCCCGACGTGATCAAACAAGGGGAGATTCAGATCACGGCCGATCAGCGCCGCGAGATGCAAGAACAGAAACGCAAGCAGTTGATCGATACCATCACGCGCAACGCAGTCAACCCACAGATGGACAACGCACCGCATCCGCCCGAACGGATCGAGAACGCCCTGGAGGAGGCCGGCTTTACCGTCGATCCGATGGAGCCGGTCCAGGAACAGGTCGACGACGCGCTGGACGCCCTGCGGCCGGTGATCCCGATCCGATTCGAGGAGGTCACCGTCGCCGTGCAGGTGCCGGCCGATTACGCCGGCAGCGCACAGGCGAAGATCCGTCAGTTCGGCGATCTCGAGCGCGAAGAGTGGCAAAACGACGGCTCCTGGATCGGCGTGCTCACCTTCCCGGCGGGGCTCCAAAACGAGTTTTACGACACCGTCAACGAACACACCAGCGGCAACGCGGAGACGGAAATCGTCAAGGACAAAGACGATCTGAAGACGCGATAGCGGGGTCGCTCGCAGCCGCCGAACGCCGGCGTTATCCGCGTTTGAAACCGACCAGGAAGCCGCCGGTAAAGCCCGCACCGATCGACAGCGTCGACACGATCGACTGGACCCAGTGGACGTCCGCCGCACCCTGGGCGCGTTGCTGGGTTTTCAACAGTCCGGCCGAGAGTCGATTCCAGTCGACGAAGAGGATGCCCTGGGACTCGAGGTAACGAAAGAGCATCAACTGAACGCCGACGATGATCGCGAGGAGTTTCGCGATTTTCTTGGCGGCGAACCCGATGATGCCGCCGATTGCTGCGCCGCCCCCGAACTCCAGCCCGAGGGTCGTCGGATCGAGATCGATCATCGTTCGCTCCCATTCGAATCAGTTCCTATGATTGTTGTGGTCGGAGCCCGCCGACGAGAGCCCGGTCGATCGAACGGAGGCACTGTCGCGGGGTGCGGTAACTCGACGGCGTGAAC contains:
- a CDS encoding ribosome assembly factor SBDS, translated to MISLDEAVTARLESHGARFEVLVDPDAALEIKRDEFEGDLEDVIAAEDVFEDASRGDRPAEADLEKVFDTTEPLEIIPDVIKQGEIQITADQRREMQEQKRKQLIDTITRNAVNPQMDNAPHPPERIENALEEAGFTVDPMEPVQEQVDDALDALRPVIPIRFEEVTVAVQVPADYAGSAQAKIRQFGDLEREEWQNDGSWIGVLTFPAGLQNEFYDTVNEHTSGNAETEIVKDKDDLKTR
- a CDS encoding FUN14 domain-containing protein: MIDLDPTTLGLEFGGGAAIGGIIGFAAKKIAKLLAIIVGVQLMLFRYLESQGILFVDWNRLSAGLLKTQQRAQGAADVHWVQSIVSTLSIGAGFTGGFLVGFKRG